A single region of the Thioalkalivibrio nitratireducens DSM 14787 genome encodes:
- a CDS encoding DUF1295 domain-containing protein yields the protein MTPTEVLGLFLWGLLASLALMSLVWVFSVPRRDASLVDRFWGLGFVWVALLWWWFAGRPASAWVMLVPVILWGLRLSAYITWRNWGHGEDARYTEMRAERSDAAFARRSLVTIFWLQASLLAVIALPMLASVRGGMPLWPLVWLGWAVWLSGFVYESVADWQLARFKADAGNRARLMDRGLWRFSRHPNYFGEIVVWLGFGLIGLAFGGWWALPGVALMIFLILRVSGVALLDRRLGETRAGYREYARRSNALIPGPVRR from the coding sequence ATGACGCCGACCGAGGTCCTGGGCCTGTTTCTCTGGGGACTGCTGGCGTCGCTGGCTCTGATGAGCCTGGTCTGGGTGTTCAGCGTACCGCGCCGGGATGCGAGCCTGGTGGACCGTTTCTGGGGGCTGGGATTCGTATGGGTCGCACTGCTCTGGTGGTGGTTCGCCGGGAGGCCGGCGAGCGCCTGGGTGATGCTGGTTCCCGTGATCCTGTGGGGCCTGCGCCTGTCGGCGTACATCACCTGGCGCAACTGGGGGCACGGCGAGGACGCCCGGTACACCGAGATGCGCGCGGAGCGGTCCGATGCCGCGTTCGCGCGGCGCAGTCTGGTCACGATCTTCTGGCTGCAGGCGTCGCTGCTGGCGGTGATCGCGCTTCCGATGCTGGCCAGCGTCCGGGGCGGGATGCCGCTCTGGCCCCTGGTCTGGCTGGGCTGGGCGGTGTGGCTGTCCGGATTCGTCTACGAGAGCGTGGCGGACTGGCAACTGGCGCGGTTCAAGGCGGATGCGGGCAACCGGGCGCGGCTGATGGACCGCGGCCTGTGGCGGTTCAGCCGCCATCCAAACTACTTCGGCGAAATCGTGGTCTGGCTGGGCTTCGGCCTGATCGGGCTCGCGTTCGGCGGCTGGTGGGCTCTCCCTGGCGTGGCGTTGATGATCTTCCTGATCCTGCGCGTATCCGGGGTCGCACTGCTCGATCGCCGGCTCGGCGAGACTCGGGCCGGATACCGGGAATATGCACGTCGGAGCAATGCCTTGATCCCGGGCCCGGTGCGCCGCTGA
- the minC gene encoding septum site-determining protein MinC: MTAGAGSMHALELKGRMMLVSVLRLHTADGGILEAVLSERMAEAPDLMRDMPVVVDLAAIATLPIADLLVVLEQIRRQGFKLIGLQQSGAVPEGLAVASGLPLLVLGGRAAPEPPVRNRPAEPRPEAPQQAAAPAVHTPTRVVTQHVRSGQQIYARGGDLIITGAVSAGAEILADGHIHIYGTLRGRALAGVRGLASASIFCRRLDAELVSIAGHYRIAEDILDSERGENRLVTLSGETIDIAEI; encoded by the coding sequence ATGACGGCAGGGGCCGGCAGCATGCACGCGCTCGAACTGAAGGGGCGCATGATGCTGGTGTCCGTGCTGCGCCTGCACACCGCCGATGGCGGGATCCTCGAGGCGGTGCTCAGCGAGCGGATGGCCGAGGCGCCCGATCTGATGCGCGACATGCCGGTGGTGGTCGACCTCGCGGCGATTGCGACGCTGCCGATCGCGGACCTGCTGGTGGTGCTGGAGCAGATCCGGCGGCAGGGATTCAAGCTGATCGGACTGCAGCAGAGCGGTGCGGTGCCCGAGGGATTGGCGGTGGCGAGTGGGCTGCCGTTGCTGGTGCTGGGCGGGCGTGCTGCACCCGAGCCGCCTGTCCGGAACCGTCCGGCGGAACCGCGGCCGGAAGCACCGCAACAGGCAGCGGCGCCGGCGGTGCATACGCCCACCCGCGTGGTGACGCAGCACGTGCGTTCCGGGCAACAGATTTACGCGCGCGGGGGGGATCTGATCATCACCGGTGCCGTCTCGGCCGGGGCCGAAATTCTGGCGGATGGCCACATCCACATCTACGGCACACTGCGTGGGCGGGCGCTTGCGGGTGTGCGCGGGCTTGCGTCGGCGAGCATCTTCTGCCGCCGGCTGGATGCGGAACTGGTATCGATTGCCGGGCACTACCGCATCGCGGAAGACATTCTCGACAGCGAGCGCGGCGAGAACCGATTGGTGACGCTGTCGGGCGAAACGATCGACATCGCAGAAATCTAG
- the minD gene encoding septum site-determining protein MinD: MARVVVITSGKGGVGKTTTSAALATGLALEGHKTAVVDFDVGLRNLDLVMGCERRVVYDFVNVINGDANLRQALIKDKRTDNLFILPASQTRDKEALTPEGVDRVLNELVKDFDFVICDSPAGIERGALMAAYYADEAVVVTNPEVSSVRDSDRMLGILSSKTRRAEQGEGAIPARLLLTRYSPERVLKGEMLSIEDVQDILSIDMLGVIPESQAVLNASNSGVPVVMDDGSDAGQAYLDAVARFLGEERPYRFITMQKKGFFGRLFGG; this comes from the coding sequence ATGGCACGCGTTGTAGTGATTACCTCGGGCAAGGGAGGGGTGGGCAAGACCACCACCTCGGCGGCGCTGGCGACTGGTCTGGCCCTCGAGGGTCACAAGACCGCCGTCGTGGATTTCGACGTCGGCCTGCGCAATCTCGACCTGGTGATGGGTTGCGAGCGCCGGGTCGTCTACGACTTTGTCAACGTGATCAACGGCGACGCGAACCTGCGCCAGGCGCTGATCAAGGACAAGCGCACCGACAACCTGTTCATCCTCCCCGCCTCGCAGACCCGGGACAAGGAGGCGCTGACTCCGGAAGGCGTCGACCGGGTGCTGAACGAGTTGGTGAAGGACTTCGATTTCGTGATCTGCGACAGCCCGGCAGGGATCGAGCGCGGCGCGCTGATGGCCGCGTACTATGCGGACGAGGCGGTGGTGGTCACGAACCCCGAGGTCTCGAGCGTGCGTGACTCGGACCGCATGCTCGGCATCCTGTCGAGCAAGACGCGCCGGGCCGAGCAGGGCGAGGGCGCGATCCCCGCCCGTCTGCTGCTGACCCGCTATTCCCCGGAACGCGTGCTGAAAGGGGAGATGCTCAGCATCGAAGACGTGCAGGACATCCTGTCGATCGACATGCTGGGCGTGATCCCCGAGTCCCAGGCGGTTTTGAACGCCTCGAACTCGGGCGTTCCGGTGGTCATGGACGACGGCTCGGACGCGGGCCAGGCCTACCTCGACGCGGTAGCGCGTTTTCTGGGCGAGGAACGCCCGTACCGGTTCATCACCATGCAGAAGAAGGGCTTCTTCGGACGCCTGTTCGGGGGTTGA
- the minE gene encoding cell division topological specificity factor MinE, translating to MGIFDYFRSPKPKSASIAKERLQIIVARERAHRSGPDYLPALHREILSVIRKYVHVDDEAVQMNLEREGDCEILELNITLPDKG from the coding sequence ATGGGAATTTTCGACTACTTTCGCTCACCGAAGCCGAAATCCGCGTCGATCGCGAAGGAACGGCTGCAGATCATCGTGGCCCGGGAGCGCGCGCACCGCTCGGGTCCCGACTATCTGCCGGCACTGCACCGCGAGATCCTCTCGGTCATCCGCAAATACGTGCACGTGGACGACGAGGCGGTGCAGATGAACCTCGAGCGCGAGGGTGATTGCGAGATCCTCGAACTGAACATCACGCTGCCCGACAAGGGTTGA
- a CDS encoding zinc metallopeptidase produces MVRLLIILVPLLILATYGPGWWVRRTLAKYSQPEERYQGSGGELARHLLNQRGLHKVAVEVTESGDHYDPEARAVRLTSGNYHGRSLTAVTVAAHEVGHAIQHAEGYAPLRLRGELVRWAASGQRLGAFLMLAIPVITILTRHPAPGAMFLLAGLLSMGLAAIVHLVTLPTELDASFNRALPILRDGGYLYETDYPHAQRILKAAAYTYVAQSLMSLLNIWAWLRFLRR; encoded by the coding sequence ATGGTTCGGCTGCTGATCATTCTGGTGCCCTTGCTGATCCTGGCAACCTACGGGCCGGGCTGGTGGGTACGGCGCACCCTTGCCAAGTACAGCCAGCCGGAGGAGCGCTACCAGGGCAGCGGCGGTGAACTAGCGCGTCACCTGCTGAACCAGCGAGGCCTGCACAAGGTCGCGGTCGAGGTGACCGAGAGTGGCGACCACTACGACCCGGAAGCCCGGGCCGTGCGCCTGACGTCAGGGAACTACCACGGCCGTTCGCTGACCGCGGTGACCGTGGCAGCACACGAGGTGGGGCACGCGATCCAGCATGCGGAGGGCTATGCGCCGCTGCGGCTGCGCGGTGAACTGGTCCGATGGGCGGCGAGCGGCCAGCGCCTGGGGGCGTTTCTGATGCTCGCGATCCCGGTGATCACGATCCTGACCCGACACCCGGCGCCGGGGGCGATGTTCCTGCTCGCCGGCCTGTTGTCGATGGGGCTCGCCGCGATCGTGCACCTGGTGACGCTGCCGACGGAGCTCGATGCCAGCTTCAACCGCGCCCTCCCCATCCTGCGCGACGGCGGATACCTCTACGAGACCGACTACCCGCACGCGCAGCGCATCCTGAAGGCCGCCGCCTATACCTACGTGGCGCAATCGCTGATGAGCCTGCTGAACATCTGGGCCTGGCTGCGCTTCCTGCGCCGATAG
- a CDS encoding mechanosensitive ion channel domain-containing protein → MYRLRAKLPCLKRHAFVTALLGLVLLLVGVPPAIAEEAPAHDADTIRALIDALEDPHTRERLLDGLRARADEPPALDTAPDALSLPRQVAQWTQQGAEGAVAELSVQAAMLRDALSTLGTADWVGLGRAAIDLAILIAVTVALFQLLRRLAAPVFAMLDGWVRVARRSHALLRAIPAVTAAAAVDIGAVVVAWVTGYGLALFLLGDTGTMEARHSLFLNAFLLVETTKLLLRLLFASRYQGLRILPMAGEEAAYWNAWLARMTGFIGYGMLLVVPIVNFHVSGPAGRSVGLLVLLVAFAYAVAIVLQNRSRVSRRISAVADRSRYMATRFALITLARSWHWLALLYLAALALVTLTRPQDALPFMALATGKTLLAILAGFFVAAVLTQIISRRIQIPEETRRKFPMLEERLNAYIPTALKVMRVVILIVVLAVIADAWSLFSLGGWLASEGGSTLVAKALTVALILALAALFWLVVASWIEHQLSADTGRGAPGARERTLLAIFRNAIAIALVVMVAMIVLAEIGINIGPLIAGAGVLGLAIGFGAQKLVQDIITGVFIQLENAINTGEVVQVAGVTGVTEKLTIRSIGLRDLSGTYHVIPFSSVDTVSNLTRDFGYHVGEYGVAYREDTDEVIVRLREAFEELRAHPEHGPVIIGDLEVHGVTGLGDSAVNVRVRIKTQPGAHWAVGREYNRLVKRHFDAAGIEIPFPHMTLYFGAHKDGSAPPAHLQVLHQSLPGASAGTEPTDFGGNRQARPNAKRGRDFDDLE, encoded by the coding sequence GTGTACCGCCTGCGCGCCAAACTGCCCTGCCTGAAACGCCACGCCTTCGTCACTGCGCTGCTCGGCCTCGTGCTGCTGCTGGTGGGCGTTCCTCCGGCCATCGCCGAAGAAGCTCCGGCGCACGACGCCGACACGATCCGTGCGCTGATCGATGCGCTCGAGGATCCGCACACGCGAGAGCGGCTGCTCGACGGACTGCGCGCACGGGCTGACGAACCGCCCGCGCTGGACACCGCCCCGGACGCCCTGTCGCTACCGCGCCAGGTCGCCCAGTGGACCCAGCAGGGGGCCGAAGGCGCGGTGGCCGAACTGAGCGTCCAGGCGGCGATGTTGCGCGACGCGCTGAGCACGCTCGGGACCGCTGACTGGGTCGGCCTTGGCCGGGCGGCCATCGACCTCGCGATCCTGATTGCGGTCACGGTCGCCCTGTTCCAGCTGCTGCGCCGGCTCGCTGCCCCGGTGTTCGCGATGTTGGACGGCTGGGTACGCGTCGCCCGGCGCTCGCATGCATTGCTGCGCGCGATCCCGGCAGTGACGGCTGCCGCCGCCGTGGACATCGGAGCGGTGGTGGTGGCCTGGGTGACAGGCTACGGGCTGGCTCTGTTCCTGCTGGGTGACACCGGAACCATGGAAGCCCGGCATTCGCTGTTTTTGAATGCCTTCCTGCTGGTGGAGACCACCAAGCTGCTGCTGCGACTGCTGTTCGCGAGTCGGTACCAGGGGCTCCGAATCCTGCCGATGGCCGGCGAGGAGGCCGCCTACTGGAACGCCTGGCTCGCCCGCATGACTGGATTCATCGGCTACGGCATGCTCCTCGTGGTCCCGATCGTCAACTTCCACGTGTCGGGTCCGGCGGGGCGATCGGTGGGCCTGCTGGTACTGCTCGTGGCGTTCGCCTATGCGGTCGCGATCGTACTGCAGAACCGCTCGCGCGTCAGTCGCCGCATCAGCGCGGTCGCGGACCGCAGCCGCTACATGGCCACCCGGTTCGCGCTGATCACGCTGGCCCGCAGCTGGCACTGGCTGGCGCTGCTGTACCTCGCCGCGCTGGCCCTGGTCACGCTGACCCGGCCGCAGGATGCGCTGCCGTTCATGGCGCTGGCCACCGGCAAGACATTGCTGGCGATCCTGGCCGGATTCTTCGTAGCTGCTGTGCTGACCCAGATCATCAGCCGCCGTATCCAGATCCCGGAAGAGACGCGGCGCAAGTTTCCGATGCTCGAGGAACGGCTGAACGCCTATATTCCGACCGCACTCAAGGTGATGCGGGTCGTGATCCTGATCGTCGTGCTGGCCGTGATCGCCGACGCCTGGAGCCTGTTCAGCCTGGGCGGCTGGCTGGCGTCGGAGGGCGGCTCCACGCTGGTCGCCAAGGCGCTTACCGTGGCGCTGATCCTGGCCCTGGCCGCGCTTTTCTGGCTGGTGGTGGCCAGCTGGATCGAACACCAGCTCAGCGCCGACACTGGCCGGGGTGCACCCGGTGCCCGGGAACGAACGCTGCTCGCGATCTTCCGCAACGCCATCGCAATCGCGCTGGTGGTGATGGTCGCGATGATCGTGCTCGCCGAAATCGGCATCAACATCGGTCCGCTGATCGCCGGTGCCGGCGTGCTCGGCCTGGCCATCGGCTTCGGTGCGCAGAAACTGGTGCAGGACATCATCACCGGTGTTTTCATCCAGTTGGAGAACGCGATCAACACCGGCGAGGTGGTCCAGGTGGCAGGCGTCACCGGGGTCACCGAGAAGCTGACAATCCGCTCCATCGGCCTGCGCGATCTGTCGGGAACCTATCACGTGATCCCGTTTTCCTCGGTCGACACGGTGTCCAACCTGACCCGCGACTTCGGCTACCACGTCGGAGAATACGGTGTTGCCTACCGCGAGGACACCGACGAGGTGATCGTGCGGCTGCGCGAGGCGTTCGAGGAACTTCGTGCACACCCGGAACACGGTCCGGTCATCATCGGCGATCTCGAAGTGCATGGCGTAACCGGTCTCGGCGACTCGGCCGTGAACGTGCGGGTACGAATCAAGACCCAGCCGGGTGCCCATTGGGCAGTCGGCCGCGAGTACAACCGGCTGGTCAAGCGCCACTTCGACGCCGCCGGCATCGAGATCCCGTTCCCGCACATGACCCTGTACTTCGGGGCACACAAGGACGGGTCGGCACCGCCCGCCCACCTCCAGGTGCTGCACCAGTCGTTGCCGGGCGCTTCGGCCGGCACCGAACCGACAGACTTCGGCGGCAATCGGCAGGCGCGGCCGAACGCAAAGCGCGGCCGCGACTTCGACGACCTCGAATGA
- the mtgA gene encoding monofunctional biosynthetic peptidoglycan transglycosylase: MKRYRSQQRTRRSRRTRRRPGLRWRLARALMALVATLLLLAVLVVLLFRWFDPPYSMYMVTEGAPGTVPSLRTTWQPLEALPVHVALAVVAAEDQRFPQHRGFDWVSIRQALEQRLDGGSLRGASTISQQVSKNLFLWHGRSFVRKAVEAGFTLAIEALWPKARILEVYLNIAEWGPGIFGIEAAAGYHYGVPARSLSREQAAALAAVLPSPRSWSPTSSSETVAQRRQWVERQMDQLGTGWLDPVRVDSVVPASGS, from the coding sequence ATGAAACGCTACCGGTCGCAGCAGCGAACCCGCAGAAGCCGGCGAACGAGAAGGCGCCCTGGCCTGCGCTGGCGTCTGGCCCGGGCACTGATGGCGCTGGTCGCGACCCTGCTCCTGCTCGCGGTGTTGGTCGTACTGCTGTTCCGCTGGTTCGACCCACCCTACTCGATGTACATGGTCACCGAAGGCGCCCCGGGCACCGTTCCGTCCCTGCGCACGACCTGGCAGCCGCTGGAAGCCCTGCCGGTTCACGTAGCCCTGGCGGTGGTTGCCGCGGAAGACCAGCGTTTCCCGCAACACCGGGGCTTCGACTGGGTATCGATCCGCCAGGCACTCGAGCAGCGACTGGACGGCGGATCGCTGCGCGGAGCCAGCACGATCAGCCAGCAGGTCTCGAAGAACCTGTTTCTCTGGCATGGCCGGAGCTTCGTGCGCAAAGCGGTCGAAGCGGGGTTCACGCTGGCCATCGAGGCACTGTGGCCCAAGGCCCGGATTCTCGAGGTCTATCTCAATATCGCCGAGTGGGGCCCAGGAATCTTCGGGATCGAGGCCGCCGCGGGCTATCACTACGGCGTTCCGGCGCGTTCGCTGAGCCGCGAACAGGCCGCCGCGCTGGCGGCCGTCCTGCCCAGCCCGCGCAGCTGGTCACCGACGTCTTCCTCGGAAACCGTCGCACAGCGCCGCCAGTGGGTCGAACGGCAAATGGATCAGCTCGGCACCGGCTGGCTGGACCCGGTCCGGGTCGATTCGGTCGTTCCCGCCAGCGGGTCGTGA
- the ubiG gene encoding bifunctional 2-polyprenyl-6-hydroxyphenol methylase/3-demethylubiquinol 3-O-methyltransferase UbiG, with the protein MPSPDPMHAPSVDPAEVARYQRLAATWWDPQGPFWPLHVLNRVRSGWIVEQLARELGRDASAAMPLHGLSMLDVGCGGGILSESVARNGAEVLGIDVTARNIVVARDHADGQGLAIRYRQVALEDLDEGDFDVVLNMEVIEHVVDPQAFLRECLSRVRPGGFLVLATLNRTLASFAAGIIGAEYLFRLLPRGTHQWHRFVRPKELTDPLEAASCRIVARSGVGVNPFTRRMRLIRYEGVNYMLMARIPAAS; encoded by the coding sequence ATGCCGAGTCCGGATCCGATGCATGCACCCAGCGTGGACCCCGCCGAGGTGGCCCGGTATCAGCGTCTCGCCGCGACCTGGTGGGACCCACAGGGTCCGTTCTGGCCGTTGCATGTGTTGAACCGCGTGCGCAGCGGGTGGATCGTCGAGCAGCTGGCACGCGAGCTCGGTCGTGACGCCTCGGCCGCGATGCCGCTGCACGGTCTGAGCATGCTTGACGTGGGCTGCGGCGGCGGCATCCTGTCCGAGAGCGTGGCGCGCAATGGCGCCGAGGTACTGGGAATCGACGTCACGGCGCGCAATATCGTCGTGGCCCGCGATCATGCCGACGGGCAGGGACTGGCGATCCGCTACCGCCAGGTGGCGCTGGAGGATCTCGATGAGGGCGATTTCGACGTGGTCCTGAACATGGAGGTGATCGAACACGTGGTCGACCCGCAGGCTTTTCTGCGCGAGTGCCTGTCCCGAGTGCGTCCGGGGGGATTCCTGGTGCTGGCCACGCTGAACCGTACCCTGGCATCGTTCGCGGCCGGTATCATTGGCGCCGAGTACCTGTTCCGCCTGTTGCCGCGCGGAACCCACCAGTGGCACCGTTTCGTGCGCCCGAAGGAACTGACCGACCCGCTAGAGGCCGCCAGCTGCCGGATCGTCGCGCGTTCCGGGGTCGGAGTGAACCCGTTTACCCGGCGCATGCGCCTGATCCGGTACGAAGGCGTCAACTACATGCTGATGGCGCGGATTCCTGCCGCGTCCTGA
- a CDS encoding FGGY-family carbohydrate kinase: MNTVPRHFVGLDLGTSGIRAVVLDAAGRPVSSMRRNWTADERSGRDPGAWSSAVRVLLGQLAARLPGEPVAIAVDGTSGTLLAVDRDGQPLGPALLYHDTRARAQAARLTTLAPRESAAHGAASSAAKLLWLREQGLLRSAARVLHQAEWICGGLLGRYDLGDANNALKLGYDPAEDRWPDWWLAELGPVADLLPRIVPAGTVVGRIDPALARSTGLHPSSRIVAGTTDSIAGFLATGVDDLHTGVTSLGSTLVLKQWSAQPVFDRDTGVYSHRVLGRWLAGGASNTGGAALAVHFTAGQITELSRRIDPQRDSGLAYYPLPATGERFPIHDPGRPPELSPRPADDAHFLHGLLEGIARIEAAGYAHLARLGTEPPSGIVTVGGGAANPQWTALRMRVSGVPVRRAAHEEAAHGAAMLARRAFIDA, from the coding sequence ATGAACACCGTGCCACGACATTTCGTCGGTCTGGATCTGGGAACTTCCGGGATTCGGGCGGTGGTGCTCGACGCGGCCGGCCGCCCCGTGTCTTCCATGCGCCGCAACTGGACCGCCGATGAGCGCAGCGGCCGCGATCCCGGGGCCTGGTCGAGCGCGGTACGCGTTCTGCTCGGCCAGCTGGCAGCGCGTCTGCCCGGAGAGCCCGTGGCCATCGCGGTGGATGGCACCTCGGGTACGCTGCTGGCGGTGGATCGTGATGGTCAGCCGCTGGGGCCGGCGCTGCTGTACCACGACACGCGGGCGCGCGCGCAGGCCGCGCGGCTGACCACCCTGGCACCGCGCGAAAGTGCGGCCCACGGCGCTGCTTCCTCGGCCGCGAAACTGCTGTGGCTGCGTGAACAGGGACTGCTGCGCTCCGCGGCGCGGGTGCTGCACCAGGCGGAATGGATCTGCGGCGGTCTGCTCGGCCGCTACGACCTCGGCGACGCGAACAACGCGCTGAAGCTCGGGTACGACCCGGCCGAGGACCGCTGGCCGGACTGGTGGCTGGCGGAGTTGGGGCCGGTTGCCGACCTGCTGCCCCGGATCGTGCCCGCCGGCACGGTCGTCGGCAGGATCGACCCGGCGCTGGCGCGGAGCACCGGACTGCATCCGTCGAGCCGGATCGTCGCGGGAACCACCGACAGCATCGCCGGATTCCTTGCCACCGGCGTGGACGACCTGCATACCGGCGTCACGAGTCTGGGCAGCACGCTGGTGCTGAAACAATGGTCGGCGCAGCCGGTGTTCGACCGCGACACCGGGGTCTACAGCCACCGCGTGCTGGGCCGCTGGCTCGCCGGCGGTGCGTCGAATACCGGCGGCGCGGCGCTGGCCGTCCATTTCACCGCCGGGCAGATCACCGAGTTGAGCCGGAGGATCGACCCGCAGCGGGATTCCGGACTGGCGTACTACCCGCTGCCCGCGACCGGCGAACGCTTCCCGATCCACGACCCCGGCCGCCCCCCGGAACTGAGCCCACGGCCGGCGGACGACGCGCATTTCCTGCACGGATTACTCGAAGGCATCGCACGGATCGAGGCGGCCGGCTACGCGCACCTGGCCCGGCTGGGCACCGAACCGCCGTCAGGGATCGTCACGGTCGGAGGGGGTGCCGCGAACCCGCAGTGGACCGCGCTGCGCATGCGCGTAAGCGGGGTGCCGGTACGCAGGGCCGCGCACGAGGAAGCGGCCCATGGCGCCGCGATGCTCGCCCGGCGCGCCTTCATCGACGCGTGA
- the queF gene encoding preQ(1) synthase has translation MPSAPSKTLDTFPNPQPGRDYTIHMRIPEFTCLCPATGQPDFAELHLEYVPDTACVELKSLKLYIWSYRNEGAYHEAVTNRIVDDLVAAIQPRFMRLTADFNVRGGIFTQVVAEHRAPGWTPAAAVELPQPIPR, from the coding sequence ATGCCCAGTGCACCCAGCAAGACCCTGGACACCTTCCCGAATCCACAGCCCGGCCGCGATTACACCATCCACATGCGCATCCCGGAGTTCACCTGCCTGTGCCCGGCCACCGGCCAGCCCGATTTCGCCGAACTACACCTGGAGTACGTCCCGGACACCGCCTGCGTCGAGCTGAAATCGCTGAAACTGTACATCTGGTCCTACCGCAACGAGGGCGCCTATCACGAGGCGGTCACGAACCGCATCGTGGACGACCTCGTCGCCGCGATCCAGCCGCGGTTCATGCGCCTGACCGCGGATTTCAACGTGCGCGGCGGGATCTTCACCCAGGTCGTGGCCGAGCATCGCGCTCCGGGTTGGACGCCCGCCGCTGCGGTCGAACTCCCGCAGCCCATCCCGCGCTGA